Genomic window (Mustela erminea isolate mMusErm1 chromosome X, mMusErm1.Pri, whole genome shotgun sequence):
GGGGGTCCACCGGGGTCCCCTGCCTTTACACGCTCCGGCCGTGAGCACCACCAGCCCGCCAGGCCGAGACCCcgcccaccccttcccccccttcccccccccccgcccaccccttcccccccccccccgcccaccccttccccccccccccgcccccgaccgaGTCTCTGCGCCCCGGGCGCCCCCGCCGGCCACGCCCCCACGCGGCGCCTGTCGCCCCCCCGGCCACGCCCTCCTGGCCACGCCCCCCGACCCGGGCCGCGCCGGCGCGCCGGCCGCCCAAGTGGCTGTGCGGGCGGAGCTTGCGCAGCCGCCGGACCCCTACGCGCACCGCCCTCCGCCCTTGGCCACCGTGAGCCTCCGCGGACACGCACTTCCTGCGAGGCCTCCGAGCGCACCTTTGCCGAACCGAGCCGAACCCAGCACTTCCAAGTCGTTAGCCATGGTGGACGAGCTGGTGCTGCTCCTGCACGCGCTCCTGATGCGGCACCGCGCGCTGAGCATCGAGAACAGCCAGCTCATGGAACAGCTGCGGCTGCTGGTGTGCGAGAGGGCCACGCTGCTGCGCCAGGTACGTCCGCCGAGCTGCCCGGTGCCCTTCCCCGAAACGTTTAGCGGCGAGAGCTCCCGGCTCCCTGAGTTTATCGTGCAGACGGCGTCTTACATGCTGGTCAACGAGAACCGATTCTGCAACGACGCCATGAAGGTGGCATTCCTAATCAGCCTGCTTACCGGGGAAGCCGAGGAGTGGGTGGTGCCCTACATTGAGATGGATAGCCCCATCCTAGGTGATTACCGGGCCTTCCTGGATGAGATGAAACAGTGTTTTGGCTGGGATGACGACGAAGAAGatgacgacgacgacgacgacgaagAAGATGATTACTAGGCCGGGAGACCCTCGGGCCCGGGACGGGGAGGGCCCTGCACGCAGCCattctctccccccctcccctgcccggcCCGCTCGGAGCCGCCGAGCTCCCTTTCGTCCCCGGATCCCCTTCCCTACCCTTACCCTCCGGTTCTCTATCATCCCCTGTAGTGCTTGCCTTTGTTCCAGGAGTAGTGCTCCAGTTACCTGCTGCTGGGGCCTCGCTCTGAAGCGCGCCGCCACCCGTTCTGGCCAGCCCCGGCACCCTCCCCTGCTAATTTGGACTGTGTCCTGAGCCCCTGCTATAGGGAAGGCCCCTGTTACAAACTGGTCAGACTACGCGCAGCTCTGCCCTGCCGACTGCAAGGCCTCCGTCTGCCCAGAGACCTACGCCGCCACTTCACCACCATCCACCACATGCCAGCGACAGACCGCAGCCTTTGAAAATAAGGACCAACCTAGAAGATGCCTGAGTTGGCTGCATCTCCTCCTCGGACATTAATTTGGACAGCTCACCAACCCCCAAGGGGCCAGTCTTTCAACCTGGTTAGTTCCCTACCTACTCCCAGagtcctctccttccccaccaaaTTGCTGCAGGGGCCTAGTGTGCCTGGCAGCCAAATTgttgacatttcttttctcctctgcacCAGTTTTGCACAGctgtccttttactttcaaaACTACAGCAGTCCCAACAGATGTGTGTATTTGGACAaacatactaaaaacaaacaaaaacaggcactCAGCCCAGCTCCTCAGTACCACCTGGAAAAAGCATTTAcgttcttttcaataaatatcaagcactacaaaaaaaaaaaaaagaagaagaagaaaggagtgtCTTTTAATGGTTAAGTGCTATCATTGGCCTCTACCACTCTCTCTgactctcattttttcccctgagatCAGGGAACCTAGTTCAATCCCAGTATTTGCCACTGTCATCTCTAGGCGACAGAGGACAGCTATCACAGGATTTGATAGAGATTCTGGTACTCTCCTCACCAAGGCATTTCTTGAAGCCCTGGCAAGAGGATCGAGTGTCCTCTGGGGCGTCCAGAGTGGCATGGGTAAGGGGTGGTTGAGCAGGTTGTACACCATCCCAAAGTGGGACACTAGACAGTGAAAGGGGACACTATTAATAATTAGACTGGGACAACAAGCACAAGACAcataaaatattaccattttcCTGAGCCTTTGGATTACTTCCTCAGCACAGTCAAGGAAATTCTGTCCTTTAATTCTTACCATCTGAGGACTGCTATTGAGTTAAGACTTAACAATGTAGCACCTTTCAGGTGCCTGAGCTGACATTAaatcctgggtcctgggtgagTGTACCCATAGTAAATAGTGATCTTAACATTTCGTGATGCCAGGTGAACACTCTTAGAATCCCCAGCCATACATATATCCCATATTCCTGCCTGTGGAAATTGGCAAGATGCCTGGCTATCTCCTAAACTAGACCTTGTCCTGTTGGGGGCTATGCTGAGACCTCTTTATAGACCCGGAGGGCTCAGAGGCATTGAGGGAATAGGTGAGTGCTGAGAAGAACTCTTTGAAATGTTAAATCAGGGAAGTTTGGTTGTGGGGTTAGTGGGAGCTACCTCTGCCAACCAGGAACACTTAGGAGGATTTGAGGGGTTCACAGTTACCATCTATATATGCCCAAATGTATTCATTATACCGTAACTGGAGTCAGCCCTACCTTAAGATCTCTAATTTAGGTAATAAACTTCCCTATTACATAAGACCTTTTGAGGCtggttattcttttatttttaatagtaaacCTCACAGTGTGGATTTAATGAGATCCTGGTCATCATCCTGGTCACCTCACAGGCATGGATTCGTTGAAATCATGCCCATGAGGTCTTTACAGTTGTCCCTACTACATGGTGAACTTCCAGTAAATATGGGCTGTTACTCCAGACTTGGGATTGGAAGTCTATCTTGGAAAGCAGGTGTCTTGCTGTGAGTTTGGCTTTAGTAGGAAAATGTCAGGGGTGAGCGGGAACAGAGCAGGCCCAGGGAGAGTGGAAATGAAAGCACGCTGAGACATCATTTACTCACTGGGATCTGACATAAAGTCAGGTAAGAAAGTTTACTTGGTCAACAGGGGAAAGTGTAGGGCAGGAGTGATTTCTCTGGCCTAAGAAAGTTGTTCCTGGAGGGAAACAATGGGTGGATATGGTTTAGCAAAGGAGGTTGAGGCCCAAATGGGGTAGATGTGGGAAAGTGGTAGGCAAGAGCTGAAAGCTAGGTAAAGGGTCCAGGAAGACCAAAAATCAGTCATTCCATGATCAGTGGTCCAGGTATACTGAGAGGTGGTCCAGGTATAAGAGTGGTGAATGAAAGGTGGTTGCCCTCACAGTGATTCCGGTTTGTAGCTTTTATGGTGCCTTGAGCCAGAACTAGGTTGGTATCTAGCTACAAGTAAGGTCTAGAAAGAGAATCTGGACTGTGATTCGATCGGGGTGTGAactttctgggggtggggagaagttgAAGATGAGTAGATGGGATTTATTCCTCACCAAACCAAGTGAGCACATGCTCTGTGGGGAAGGCAGCGACTTCTGTACAGTGAAGCTGCCGTGCTAAGATAGCATCTAAGGAACATCCACAAAAGCTTGGCCAAGGAGTTTCTGAGATCTGAAACTCACAGACCCTGGGTGCACACgtgcaggtgtgtgtgcgtgtgtgcgtgtgcatgagTTTGCTCTGAGTGTGTGGATGTGTATGGTGGGGCAGGGGTGATGTGGCTATACTGGGAGCTGTAGAGGACAGTGTGGGAATCTGGCTACTTCGGGGGCAGATTCTGCAAAAAAGCACTGTGTTTGGCAAGGACTCTACCACTCAGGATGAAATAAATTCATGGTGGTGGCATAAGGCAGagcaaaagagaatgaagaagtaAATAAGCATGTCTAAAGATAAAAGCAGGACTTGGATGCAAACTGTTAAGGTAGAAATGCTGAAATAGCAAAAACGAACTTCAGACTCCTGAATTCTCATATTGGTCATACTGGCCTTGAAATGGTCACTGCATGCtatcaagaaatgaaaataatattaaaggtCACAATCAATTAATCATGTTAAATCTACCATTGTATTTTGGAGTTCCTTAACCATTTGAATAGGTAAACACTGATATCCCTTCTGTGTTGCTGTGTTTTGCAGGATGGTATATGAAGTTAGAGGTACAATTATGTATGctgtgtttgcttattttctgcTGTTACAATGGTGAAAACCTCAGCAGTTTGGCAGTAAGCAGAATAGAGAGAGATGTCTTTTTGAAACTGTGGAACATTTGCTTTTTAGCAGAGGAATTCTAAGAAAATTTCTAGGTTCTTAAAGCAATTAAAGCTAATAAATGGGCATCAATTCAAGGTCCCGAGAATGTTTTCCTTGATGGGTGATTAGGTTGAGGAAATTGTATGGAGCATATTTattatttgcattaaaatatgaattttgttaAAGTTGTGTTTAAAGGATAGTTCAAGTATATTGCTTGCAGTCTTAGGACCACTTAGGTCTAAAGGTAGATACAATGAACTGGTTGGTGTCCTTTGACAGTACTGGTAGCCACTAACTTCCCTTAATGAGAATCTGATCATGGCCCTTGGATATTTTCCCCCTCCTGTCTGAAATTCCTcttaagttttttgttgttgttgttgttttcatctttaaatgttctgTTGTCTGGAGACACTTTTTTTAATGACGTAATTACCCTGGAATGGAAGACTTGCTTGGAGTAATTATGAATATCATAGTCAGATTTGTTCATGGAGCAGAAGCCCTCCTCTGGATGAGGAGGGGGGCGGCGCTGGTGAGGTACTGCAAGGGGACTTCGGAATAGTGAGACAGAGCAGCATTTGTgtgtctccctttctccccttggGCTGGTGTCTGAGGTGTGATCtgtaacaaatttttttcttatgatactATTCATAACATTTACATAATTCCTCCCCTCcctaaagaataaattatttcattagcaAAATTGCAATAATAGGTCTTTTATATTTTAGCCAAAGTCTTTATACAGTTAGTTTAATTGAACAGCCAATTCAGAGT
Coding sequences:
- the LDOC1 gene encoding protein LDOC1, with protein sequence MVDELVLLLHALLMRHRALSIENSQLMEQLRLLVCERATLLRQVRPPSCPVPFPETFSGESSRLPEFIVQTASYMLVNENRFCNDAMKVAFLISLLTGEAEEWVVPYIEMDSPILGDYRAFLDEMKQCFGWDDDEEDDDDDDDEEDDY